Proteins from a genomic interval of Natator depressus isolate rNatDep1 chromosome 20, rNatDep2.hap1, whole genome shotgun sequence:
- the RAB3D gene encoding ras-related protein Rab-3D, with protein MASANDTRQAQKDAADQNFDYMFKLLIIGNSSVGKTSFLFRYADDSFTSAFVSTVGIDFKVKTVYRNEKRVKLQIWDTAGQERYRTITTAYYRGAMGFLLMYDIANQDSFNAVQDWATQIKTYSWDNAQVILVGNKCDLEDDRVVATEDGKRLADELGFEFFEASAKDNINVKQVFERLVDIICEKMNESLDTNPTLVSNSKNGALTETPPPQSSSCSC; from the exons atgGCGTCCGCCAACGACACCCGGCAGGCCCAGAAAGATGCCGCCGACCAGAACTTTGACTACATGTTCAAGCTGCTGATCATCGGGAACAGCAGCGTGGGGAAGACGTCCTTCCTGTTCCGCTACGCCGACGACTCCTTCACCTCGGCCTTCGTCAGCACCGTGGGCATCGACTTCAAGGTGAAGACGGTCTATAGGAACGAGAAGAGGGTCAAGCTGCAGATCTGG GACACCGCAGGGCAGGAGAGATACCGGACAATCACGACGGCTTATTACCGAGGAGCCATGGGCTTCCTGTTGATGTACGACATCGCCAACCAGGATTCCTTCAACGCCGTGCAGGACTG GGCGACTCAAATCAAGACCTACTCTTGGGATAACGCCCAGGTGATCCTAGTGGGGAACAAGTGTGACCTGGAGGATGACCGAGTGGTGGCCACGGAGGATGGCAAGCGGCTGGCTGATGAGCTAG ggTTTGAATTCTTCGAAGCCAGCGCCAAGGACAACATCAACGTCAAGCAGGTCTTTGAGCGCCTGGTGGACATTATCTGCGAGAAGATGAACGAAAGCCTGGACACCAACCCCACCCTCGTCAGCAACAGCAAGAATGGGGCCCTGACCGAGACTCCGCCCCCGCAGTCCAGCAGCTGCTCTTGCTAG